One Streptomyces sp. 840.1 genomic window, GCGGACGGCGACACGCCGGTCGGCCTCTACCGCAAGCTCGCGGGCGAGCGCACCGGCACCTTCCTCCTCGAATCCGCGGAGAACGGCCGCACCTGGTCGCGCTACTCCTTCATCGGCGTACGCAGCGCCGCCACGCTCACCGCCCGCGACGGCCGGGCCCACTGGCTGGGCACCCCGCCGGTCGGCGTCCCCGTCGACGGCGACCCGCTCCAGGCCCTGCGCGCCACCATCGAGACCCTGCACACCCCGCACGGCCAGGAGGCCGGACTGCCGCCCTTCACCGGCGGCATGGTCGGCTACCTCGGCTACGACATCGTGCGGCGGCTGGAGAAGATCGGCGAGAGCACGGGCGACGACCTGAAGCTCCCCGAGCTGACCATGCTGCTCACCTCCGACCTCGCCGTCCTCGACCACTGGGCCGGCAGCGTCCTGCTCATCGCCAACGCGATCAACCACAACGACCTGGCCACCGGCGTCGACGAGGCGTACACCGACGCGGTGGCCCGGCTCGACGCCATGGAGCGCGACCTGCGCCGCCCCGTCGAGAACGCCCCCGCCGCACTGCCGCCCTCCGAGCTCCCGCCCTACACCGCACTGTGGGGCGGCAAGGCCTACCAGGACGCCGTCGAGGACGTGAAGGAGCGGATCAGGGCCGGTGAGGCCTTCCAGGTCGTGCCCTCCCAGCGGTTCGAAACACCGTGCACGGCAAGCGCGCTGGACGTCTACCGGGTGCTGCGCGCCACCAACCCCTCGCCGTACATGTACCTCTTCCGGTTCGACGGCTTCGACGTCGCCGGCTCCAGCCCCGAGGCGCTCGTCAAGGTCGAGGACGGCCACGCGATGGTCCACCCGATCGCCGGCACCCGGCACCGAGGCGCCACCCCGCAGGAGGACCAGGCACTCGCCGACGAACTGCTGGCCGACCCCAAGGAACGCGCCGAGCACCTGATGCTCGTCGACCTCGGCCGCAACGACCTGGGGCGGGTCTGCGAGCCCGGCAGCGTCGAGGTCGTCGACTTCATGTCGGTCGAGAAGTACTCGCACGTGATGCACATCGTGTCCACCGTCACCGGCCGCGTCGCCGAGGGCCGCACCGCCTTCGACGTCCTCACCGCCTGCTTCCCGGCGGGCACCCTCTCCGGCGCCCCGAAGCCGCGCGCCATGCAGATCATCGAGGAGCTCGAACCCAGCCGCCGCGGCCTCTACGGGGGCTGCGTCGGCTACCTCGACTTCGCCGGGGACTCCGACACGGCCATCGCGATCCGCACCGCCCTGCTGCGCGACGGAACGGCGTACGTCCAGGCCGGCGCGGGCGTCGTCGCCGACTCCGACCCGGTCGCCGAGGACACCGAGTGCCGCAACAAGGCCGCGGCGGTGCTCCGCGCCGTCCACACGGCCAACCGCCTCCGCGGCGCGTGAGCCAGGAGGACGGACGCCCGGGGGAGCGGCCGGAGCACGGCCGGGGGCGCCATCTCACACCCCCCATGTGCCCGTTGCCCGGGGGCGGTAGGGGATAGTGGGGTATGTGAGCGCTGTCCCCGTACCCCAGCCCCGTGCCGAAGCCGCCTCCGCGCCCGACAGCGCGGGAAGCCGCCGGTCCCTGGCCGCCGGCCTGCTCCTCGGGGCCGCCGGCGCCACCGTCGTCCTGCTCGCCTCCGGGCAGACCTGGGCCCGGGGCCGGGCATCGGTCGGCGGCGGCGCCCTGCCCCTGAGCGCCGACGGACAGGACGTCACCGGCGTCCCGGCCGCCCTCGCCATCGTCGGCCTGGCCGCCCTCGTCGCCGTCTTCGCCGTCCGCAGCGGCGGCCGGCTGCTCGTCGCGGGACTGCTGGCCCTCAGCGGTTTCGGCGCCGCCCTGAGCGCCTTCCTCGGCGCGGCCGACAGTGCCGCGCTCGACGAGCAGGCCGCCCAGAGCACCGGCGACAGCGCCGCCACCATCGGCGCCCTCAGCCACACCGCCTGGCCCTACGTGACCGCGGCCGGCGGTCTGCTGATCCTGCTCGCCGGGCTGCTCGCCCTGCGCTACGGCAAGCGCTGGCCGACCATGTCGGGGCGCTACGAGCGCGACGGCACCCCGCGCCCCCGCAGGACGGCCCCCAAGGCCATGGATCCCGACCGGCCCGAGGACCTGTGGAAGGCCCTGGACCGCGGCGAGGACCCGACGCGCGAGGCATGACCCC contains:
- a CDS encoding anthranilate synthase component I; the protein is MDLDTFRKLAIDRRVIPVTRRLLADGDTPVGLYRKLAGERTGTFLLESAENGRTWSRYSFIGVRSAATLTARDGRAHWLGTPPVGVPVDGDPLQALRATIETLHTPHGQEAGLPPFTGGMVGYLGYDIVRRLEKIGESTGDDLKLPELTMLLTSDLAVLDHWAGSVLLIANAINHNDLATGVDEAYTDAVARLDAMERDLRRPVENAPAALPPSELPPYTALWGGKAYQDAVEDVKERIRAGEAFQVVPSQRFETPCTASALDVYRVLRATNPSPYMYLFRFDGFDVAGSSPEALVKVEDGHAMVHPIAGTRHRGATPQEDQALADELLADPKERAEHLMLVDLGRNDLGRVCEPGSVEVVDFMSVEKYSHVMHIVSTVTGRVAEGRTAFDVLTACFPAGTLSGAPKPRAMQIIEELEPSRRGLYGGCVGYLDFAGDSDTAIAIRTALLRDGTAYVQAGAGVVADSDPVAEDTECRNKAAAVLRAVHTANRLRGA
- a CDS encoding TIGR02234 family membrane protein, translated to MGYVSAVPVPQPRAEAASAPDSAGSRRSLAAGLLLGAAGATVVLLASGQTWARGRASVGGGALPLSADGQDVTGVPAALAIVGLAALVAVFAVRSGGRLLVAGLLALSGFGAALSAFLGAADSAALDEQAAQSTGDSAATIGALSHTAWPYVTAAGGLLILLAGLLALRYGKRWPTMSGRYERDGTPRPRRTAPKAMDPDRPEDLWKALDRGEDPTREA